A genomic region of Xanthomonas fragariae contains the following coding sequences:
- a CDS encoding IS5 family transposase produces the protein MQLTFGDAEGLGKRKQTRREIFLAEMEQVVPWRHLLGLIAPHYPVSGRPGRQPYALATMLRIHLLQQWYALSDPAMEEALHQIRTLRRFARLGGLDNVPDETTILNFRRLLETHGLAARMLEAVNADLVRKGQSLRSGTIVDATLIAAPSSTKNTDRARDPEMHQTKKGNQWYFGMKAPIGVDEFSGLVRHVRCTAANVADVTVTHALLHGKEDSVFGDSGYTGADKREELQTCKAGFFIAAKRSTIQAIGNKRERRQEERWEYFKASVRAKVEHPFRVTKRQFGYTKVRYRGLAKNTAHVLTLFALSNLWMVRRQLLPARG, from the coding sequence ATGCAACTGACGTTCGGTGACGCTGAAGGTTTGGGCAAGCGCAAGCAGACTCGCCGCGAGATCTTCCTGGCCGAGATGGAGCAGGTGGTTCCGTGGAGGCATTTGCTCGGACTGATCGCGCCGCACTATCCGGTGTCGGGGCGGCCTGGTCGACAGCCGTACGCACTGGCGACGATGTTGCGGATTCATTTGCTGCAGCAGTGGTATGCGTTGAGCGATCCGGCGATGGAAGAAGCGTTGCACCAGATCCGGACCTTGCGCCGTTTTGCCCGGCTCGGCGGTTTGGACAATGTTCCCGACGAGACCACGATTCTCAACTTTCGCCGCTTGCTGGAAACCCATGGCCTTGCAGCGCGGATGCTGGAGGCCGTCAACGCGGATCTGGTGCGCAAGGGTCAGAGCCTGCGGTCCGGCACGATCGTCGATGCAACCCTGATCGCTGCGCCCAGTTCGACCAAGAACACCGACCGCGCGCGCGACCCTGAAATGCATCAGACCAAGAAAGGCAATCAGTGGTATTTCGGGATGAAGGCACCCATCGGCGTGGATGAGTTTTCCGGGCTGGTGCGCCACGTCCGTTGTACGGCTGCCAATGTGGCCGATGTCACGGTGACCCACGCATTGCTGCACGGCAAAGAAGACAGTGTGTTCGGCGACAGCGGCTACACCGGTGCGGACAAACGCGAAGAACTGCAGACCTGCAAGGCTGGTTTTTTCATTGCCGCCAAGCGTTCGACGATTCAAGCCATTGGCAACAAACGCGAGCGCCGCCAGGAAGAACGTTGGGAATACTTCAAAGCAAGTGTGCGTGCGAAGGTGGAGCATCCATTCCGCGTGACCAAACGCCAGTTTGGCTACACCAAGGTCCGCTATCGCGGCTTGGCCAAGAACACCGCGCATGTGCTGACCCTGTTCGCACTATCCAATCTGTGGATGGTGCGCCGGCAGTTGCTGCCGGCCAGGGGATAA
- a CDS encoding reprolysin-like metallopeptidase: MKINFLAATIFLGLSCTATSMAFAADQWLAFSNQQKTRVTSTERLSPIKINESQAYDNAAAGGLWLPLPDGRRIYAKTISQNTQDNDHWTFVGTLPAEKRSVVITFGRNAVFGSIPVDNNTSLRIVTQGDKLYVAERLPRNIALDRLKSNDSAMASDYLIPPKQAVSEQDLQRSLALVKQAASATTPTVVDVLVGYTPGLVRELGSVDAVNTRINYLVAVTNRAYSDSQVNGRLRLIGTQEVNYTDSTTDGAALNDLTEASGTSSLAALHSTRDTQGADLVALLRPYHANQGACGVAWLNGGGLRSYNVNMQGSGYATISDGTDEEAGNYCEDITFAHEIGHNLGLAHDKADSGPGAFTYAYGWRQTLDEGSFNTIMAYTADDQRRVPYFANPRITLCNGNPCGDVNEADQTRALNITMPIAANFRPTKR; encoded by the coding sequence ATGAAAATAAATTTTCTAGCAGCGACGATCTTTCTGGGACTGAGCTGCACTGCCACCTCTATGGCATTTGCAGCGGACCAATGGCTTGCATTTTCAAACCAACAGAAGACTAGGGTCACTTCAACGGAAAGGCTAAGCCCGATCAAAATCAACGAATCGCAAGCCTACGATAATGCTGCTGCTGGTGGACTTTGGTTACCGCTGCCAGACGGCCGACGCATCTATGCAAAAACTATTTCGCAGAACACCCAGGACAATGATCATTGGACCTTTGTCGGCACCCTCCCCGCAGAAAAGCGAAGTGTAGTGATCACCTTCGGCCGCAACGCAGTATTTGGATCAATTCCGGTGGACAATAACACATCGCTTCGTATCGTTACCCAAGGCGACAAGCTGTATGTTGCAGAACGTCTACCAAGAAACATTGCTCTTGACCGCCTCAAGAGCAATGATAGTGCCATGGCGTCCGACTACCTGATTCCGCCGAAGCAAGCGGTCAGCGAGCAAGATTTACAACGTAGTCTTGCACTAGTGAAGCAGGCGGCGAGCGCAACGACCCCGACGGTGGTCGACGTGCTCGTAGGTTATACCCCAGGCTTGGTCCGCGAGCTAGGATCGGTGGATGCCGTTAATACCCGCATCAACTATCTGGTCGCCGTTACCAACCGTGCCTACTCGGATAGCCAAGTGAATGGACGCCTGCGCCTGATCGGTACGCAGGAGGTTAATTACACAGATTCCACTACAGATGGTGCTGCACTTAACGACCTGACCGAAGCCTCAGGCACGTCTTCATTAGCGGCACTACACAGCACGCGTGACACCCAGGGCGCCGATCTTGTCGCCTTGCTACGCCCTTACCACGCAAATCAAGGCGCTTGCGGCGTGGCGTGGCTGAACGGTGGTGGGCTTCGATCGTACAATGTCAATATGCAGGGATCGGGGTACGCCACAATCAGTGACGGTACCGACGAAGAAGCCGGAAATTACTGCGAAGACATTACCTTCGCGCATGAAATCGGCCATAACCTTGGTCTGGCTCACGACAAAGCCGATTCCGGTCCTGGCGCGTTCACTTATGCTTACGGATGGCGGCAGACATTGGATGAGGGCAGTTTCAATACCATCATGGCGTATACCGCCGACGATCAGCGGAGGGTTCCCTACTTTGCCAATCCACGTATCACGTTATGCAATGGCAACCCGTGCGGGGATGTAAACGAAGCCGACCAGACCAGAGCGTTAAATATCACTATGCCCATCGCGGCCAACTTTAGGCCGACCAAGCGATGA
- a CDS encoding glycoside hydrolase family 3 C-terminal domain-containing protein, giving the protein MSLSVFPCRLAIALSLGLGLPLIGTSAFAANNRNQMPEQRAAALVAQMSREEKVAQAMNDAPALPRLGIPAYEWWNEGLHGIARNGYATVFPQAIGLAASWDTALMQQVGTVVSTEARAKFNQAGGPGKDHKRYAGLTIWSPNINIFRDPRWGRGMETYGEDPFLTGQLAIGFIRGLQGDDPNHPRTIATPKHLAVHSGPEPGRHGFDVDVSPHDVEATYTPAFRAALVDGQAGAVMCAYNALHGTPACAADWLLNGRVRGDWGFKGFVVSDCDAVDDMTQFHYFRPDNAGSSAAALKAGHDLNCGYAYRALGTAIERGEVDEALLDQSLVRLFAARYRLGELEAPRKDPYARLGAKDLDNTEHRALALQAAAESIVLLKNDAGTLPLQAGTRLAAIGPDADALAALEANYQGTSSTPVTPLLGLRQRFGAQQVRYAQGAPLAAGVPGMIPETALRSDGKPGLRGEYFDNVDMAGAARVVRQDRVVSFNWDQVAPARGVPADRYAVRWSGELLPPSTGDYTLAVRVARCFDCAGHDPVRLYIDDRLVVAGNAEDKHVPPGMHNADGRSVETVLHFDNTRPRKIRLDMEHRGQDQGVCLEWLAPAAAQLAEAEQAVAQADAVVAFVGLSPDVEGEELRIDVPGFDGGDRNDIALPAPQQALLERAKAAGKPLVVVLMSGSAVALNWAKTHADAIVAAWYPGQSGGTAIARMLAGDDNPGGRLPVTFYRFTKDLPPYVSYDMQGRTYRYFKGEPLFPFGYGLSYTSFAYGAPQLSTTTLQAGNTLQVTTTLRNTGMRAGDEVAQVYLHYPDRPQSPLRSLVGFQRVHLQPGEQRTLTFTLDARALSDVDRNGQRAVEAGNYTLFVGGGQPGTGAAGAAVAFSISGHSPLPK; this is encoded by the coding sequence CTGGGTCTTGGTCTGCCGCTGATCGGCACGTCGGCATTCGCCGCAAACAACAGAAACCAAATGCCGGAACAACGCGCCGCCGCGCTGGTCGCGCAGATGAGCCGCGAGGAAAAAGTTGCGCAGGCGATGAACGATGCGCCGGCACTTCCGCGCCTGGGCATTCCTGCCTACGAGTGGTGGAACGAAGGCCTGCACGGTATCGCGCGCAACGGCTATGCGACGGTGTTTCCGCAGGCGATTGGCCTGGCGGCGAGCTGGGACACCGCGCTGATGCAGCAGGTGGGCACGGTGGTCTCCACCGAAGCGCGCGCCAAGTTCAATCAGGCCGGCGGCCCGGGCAAGGACCACAAGCGCTATGCGGGCCTGACCATCTGGTCGCCCAACATCAACATCTTCCGCGACCCGCGCTGGGGCCGTGGCATGGAAACCTATGGCGAAGACCCGTTCCTCACCGGGCAATTGGCGATCGGCTTCATTCGTGGACTGCAGGGCGATGATCCTAATCACCCACGCACGATCGCCACGCCCAAGCATCTCGCCGTGCACAGCGGGCCGGAACCGGGCCGGCACGGATTCGATGTCGACGTCTCACCGCACGATGTGGAAGCGACCTATACGCCCGCATTCCGTGCCGCGCTTGTGGACGGCCAGGCTGGCGCGGTGATGTGCGCGTACAACGCACTGCATGGCACACCGGCGTGTGCGGCCGACTGGCTGCTCAATGGCCGCGTACGTGGCGATTGGGGCTTCAAGGGCTTTGTGGTGTCCGACTGCGATGCGGTGGACGACATGACCCAGTTCCACTATTTCCGCCCCGACAATGCCGGCTCCTCGGCCGCCGCGCTCAAGGCCGGGCACGATCTCAATTGCGGCTACGCGTATCGCGCACTGGGCACGGCGATCGAACGGGGCGAAGTGGACGAAGCCCTACTGGACCAATCGCTGGTGCGCCTGTTCGCCGCGCGCTATCGCCTGGGCGAACTGGAAGCGCCGCGCAAAGATCCATATGCGCGGCTTGGCGCAAAAGACCTAGACAACACGGAACATCGTGCGCTGGCGTTGCAGGCCGCCGCCGAGTCGATCGTACTGCTCAAGAACGATGCCGGGACATTGCCGCTGCAAGCCGGCACGCGGCTGGCGGCGATCGGCCCCGATGCCGATGCCTTGGCCGCATTGGAAGCCAACTATCAGGGCACCTCGTCCACGCCGGTCACGCCGCTGCTTGGGCTGCGTCAGCGCTTCGGCGCGCAGCAGGTGAGGTATGCGCAAGGTGCACCGCTGGCAGCCGGCGTGCCGGGCATGATTCCGGAAACAGCGCTGCGCAGCGATGGCAAGCCGGGATTGCGTGGCGAGTATTTCGACAATGTCGATATGGCCGGCGCTGCGCGCGTGGTGCGGCAGGATCGCGTGGTGAGTTTCAACTGGGACCAGGTCGCGCCAGCCAGGGGTGTGCCGGCCGATCGCTATGCGGTGCGCTGGAGCGGCGAATTGCTGCCGCCGAGTACCGGCGATTACACGTTGGCGGTGCGCGTGGCGCGCTGCTTCGATTGCGCCGGCCACGATCCGGTGCGGCTCTATATCGACGACAGGTTGGTGGTCGCCGGCAATGCCGAAGACAAGCATGTGCCGCCCGGCATGCACAACGCCGATGGCCGCAGCGTGGAGACCGTGCTGCACTTCGACAACACCCGCCCACGCAAGATCCGCCTGGATATGGAACACCGCGGCCAAGACCAGGGCGTGTGTCTGGAATGGTTGGCGCCGGCTGCAGCGCAATTGGCCGAGGCCGAGCAAGCCGTGGCGCAAGCCGACGCAGTGGTGGCCTTCGTCGGCCTGTCGCCGGATGTGGAAGGCGAAGAGTTGCGCATCGACGTGCCCGGCTTCGACGGCGGCGACCGCAACGACATTGCCCTGCCCGCTCCGCAACAAGCGCTGCTCGAACGCGCCAAGGCCGCGGGCAAGCCGCTGGTGGTGGTGCTGATGAGCGGCAGTGCGGTGGCGTTGAACTGGGCCAAAACGCACGCCGATGCCATCGTGGCGGCGTGGTACCCCGGCCAGTCCGGCGGTACCGCGATCGCGCGCATGCTGGCCGGCGACGACAATCCCGGCGGGCGCCTGCCGGTGACGTTCTATCGCTTCACCAAGGACCTGCCGCCCTACGTTAGCTACGACATGCAGGGCCGCACCTATCGCTACTTCAAGGGCGAGCCGCTGTTTCCGTTCGGCTATGGCTTGAGCTACACCAGCTTCGCGTACGGCGCGCCGCAGTTGTCCACCACCACGCTGCAAGCAGGCAACACGCTGCAAGTGACCACCACCCTGCGCAACACCGGCATGCGTGCCGGCGATGAAGTGGCGCAGGTGTATCTGCACTATCCGGATCGCCCGCAGTCGCCGTTGCGCAGCCTGGTCGGCTTTCAGCGTGTGCATCTGCAACCGGGCGAGCAACGCACGCTGACCTTCACCCTGGATGCGCGTGCATTGAGCGATGTGGATCGCAACGGACAGCGTGCGGTAGAAGCGGGCAATTACACGCTGTTTGTAGGCGGCGGCCAACCGGGCACCGGCGCCGCTGGCGCAGCTGTGGCGTTTTCGATTTCGGGGCACTCGCCGCTGCCGAAGTGA